The proteins below are encoded in one region of Apium graveolens cultivar Ventura chromosome 4, ASM990537v1, whole genome shotgun sequence:
- the LOC141719238 gene encoding secreted RxLR effector protein 161-like, protein MDKSHPFNSSMVVRSLDKKKDVFRPKEENEEILGPEVPYLSAIGTLMYLSNNTRPDITFSVNLLARHSNAPTRRHWYGVKHIFQYLRGTTDMGLFYSNKSKAVLTGYADAGYLSDPDKARSQT, encoded by the coding sequence ATGGACAAATCACATCCATTTAACTCTTCAATGGTTGTTCGATcacttgataagaaaaaggaCGTGTTCCGACCAAAGGAGGAAAATGAAGAGATACTCGGTCCTGAAGTACCCTATCTCAGTGCAATAGGCACGCTTATGTATCTTTCTAATAATACACGACCCGATATAACATTTTCTGTTAATCTATTAGCAAGACATAGTAACGCCCCAACTCGGAGGCATTGGTATGGTGTTAAACATATTTTTCAGTATCTTCGAGGCACAACTGATATGGGTTTATTTTATTCTAATAAATCCAAAGCAGTACTAACAGGTTATGCAGATGCAGGATATTTATCTGATCCAGATAAAGCTCGATCACAGACATAA
- the LOC141719239 gene encoding uncharacterized protein LOC141719239 — protein sequence MSNFTKLEFEALDITGKNYLSWISDIEIHLAAQGLGNTIKDENQETESNRAKAMIFIHHHLHEALKSEYLTVKNPLELWKNIKDRYDHQKTVILPKARYDWMHLRLQDFKTVSEYNSALFKISSQLKLCGENITDANMLEKTYSTFHASNVLLQQQYREKGSRPFPEANAAIYNYGRGRGGGHGRGGNRGRGRGFDHGQGTRGRGSQI from the exons ATGTCAAACTTTACGAAACTTGAATTCGAGGCTCTTGATATTACAGGAAAGAATTACTTGTCATGGATATCGGATATCGAAATTCACTTGGCTGCACAAGGTCTTGGAAATACAATTAAAGACGAAAATCAAGAGACTGAGTCAAACCGCGCAAAAGCTATGATATTTATTCACCACCATCTCCATGAGGCACTTAAAAGTGAATATCTTACGGTGAAAAATCCACTTGAATTGTGGAAAAATATAAAGGATAGGTATGATCATCAAAAGACTGTGATTCTTCCAAAAGCTCGTTATGATTGGATGCATTTGAGGCTGCAAGATTTCAAAACCGTCAGTGAATATAACTCCGCACTTTTTAAAATAAGTTCTCAATTAAAACTGTGCGGAGAGAATATTACTGATGCGAATATGTTGGAAAAAACTTACTCAACCTTTCATGCCTCAAATGTACTCCTCCAGCAACAATATCGTGAAAAAG GATCTCGCCCATTCCCTGAAGCGAATGCGGCAATATACAATTATGGGCGTGGACGAGGTGGCGGGCATGGACGAGGTGGTAATCGTGGACGTGGACGTGGTTTTGATCATGGACAAGGAACCCGTGGTCGTGGATCTCAAATCTAA